A stretch of DNA from Dokdonia sp. PRO95:
TAGTTAGTAGAAATACTAGCATCTACCTGAGCACTTTGCGTCCATAATACTAACCCTACAATAACTGCAGCTGCAGCACTAGCTGCAAATCTGTAAATAGATGTTGACCGTTGTTTTTGAGGTAGCACTATTGGTGCATCATATGTTTCCTTAGAAGCAACGCTAAATGCTGTAAACATGCTAGTATATTCTTCCAAGTGTGGCGCCACATGATCACTTGTAAAATAAGCTCTTAACTCCTGCTCTTCCTTAAGCGTAGTTGCTCCTTCAAAGTAACCATCTAGTAGCTTCTCTATATTATGAGATTCCATAGTTTCGTTTTTTAATCAATTCTTCTCTTAGTTTTTTGCGAGCTCTAGATAAAGCTACTCTTACAGCAGTTTCATTCATCTCGAGTATCACAGCAATCTCTGCGTTATCCATTTGCTCAACATCTCTCATTTGTACAATAAGTCGTTGCTGCTCTGGTAAATCTTCCATGAGTTTAAAAACCCAAGCTACCTCATCTGCAACCTCTATATGCTTACTCGTATTTCCTGAGTGATCTTCATAATTGTTATGAACGATTTTAAGATTATTGCTTCCTTTAGCCTTAAGCTTATCATAGCAATAATTTTTTGTCATCGTCATCGCAAATGCTTCAACACTTCGATATTTTTTTATGTCGGACCTCTTCGTCCATAAACGCAGTAGTACTTCCTGCGTAGCATCTTGAGCCTCATCGTCAGATACGAGTAACCGCTTTGCAACGCGGTACACTTTATCCTTAAAAGGAGTCACAAGTTTTATGAACGTATGTTGGTCCATCGATTAATTGGTTAGTTATAAGGAAGACGAAGCAGTATTACTTTTGTTACAATGGGGATAAGAATTTTTATTTCGCTTTCGCGAAAACGTGATACAAACACAAACAACTCTTCTATAAAAACAAGAAATCCCGTCTCAATAAAGACGGGATTTCTAAGTAATTATGAAGTAGTA
This window harbors:
- a CDS encoding sigma-70 family RNA polymerase sigma factor is translated as MDQHTFIKLVTPFKDKVYRVAKRLLVSDDEAQDATQEVLLRLWTKRSDIKKYRSVEAFAMTMTKNYCYDKLKAKGSNNLKIVHNNYEDHSGNTSKHIEVADEVAWVFKLMEDLPEQQRLIVQMRDVEQMDNAEIAVILEMNETAVRVALSRARKKLREELIKKRNYGIS